From Geitlerinema sp. PCC 9228, one genomic window encodes:
- a CDS encoding rhomboid family intramembrane serine protease — protein MLEEQNAPQPAKPQYNGVFILIAINLILFVLDEILQIGLMRNLYLNHARPQWYQFVTSMFCHANWAHISGNLFFLYIFGKLVEEEEGLTGILGSYLICGLGANLVSWWLQPNIVSLGASGAVFGLFTVSILLKLSWNWRNLLEILILGQFVLQRVLFEIQNLGEGGQINRVAHLSGALVGVVLVLLLMRFSSSSKRN, from the coding sequence ATGTTAGAAGAACAAAACGCGCCCCAACCCGCCAAACCCCAATACAATGGCGTTTTTATTTTAATTGCAATTAATTTAATTTTATTTGTGCTGGATGAAATTCTCCAAATTGGGCTGATGCGGAATTTATACCTCAATCACGCTCGCCCCCAATGGTATCAGTTCGTTACGTCTATGTTTTGCCATGCCAACTGGGCGCATATTTCGGGGAATCTCTTCTTTTTGTATATTTTTGGCAAGTTGGTGGAAGAGGAAGAGGGTTTGACGGGGATTTTGGGTAGCTATCTGATTTGCGGGTTGGGTGCCAATTTGGTGAGTTGGTGGTTGCAGCCGAATATTGTTTCGTTGGGGGCTTCGGGTGCGGTTTTTGGCTTGTTTACGGTTAGTATTTTGCTGAAATTAAGCTGGAACTGGCGCAATCTGCTAGAAATTTTGATTCTCGGTCAGTTTGTTCTGCAGCGGGTGTTGTTTGAAATTCAGAATTTGGGAGAGGGGGGCCAGATCAATCGTGTTGCCCACCTCAGCGGTGCTTTGGTGGGCGTGGTGTTGGTTTTGTTGTTGATGCGTTTTTCTAGTTCTTCCAAGCGTAACTAG
- a CDS encoding phycobiliprotein lyase, whose protein sequence is MSATVQSTKRANEQQIADFFRQSQGQWYSQRRYYTLPDGQVQEVASKITVRFLEAGAPQLQQLAQLHQLENPQELVCGAEIAWESNYTLSGRKASSGSTIFGAAGNILYRDRGFATSKPVTATFYFLQPNTLCLKTEYQGSVFEEEIKQISHKYRTRQTIISRAGEQQMVGQYLEKRIS, encoded by the coding sequence ATGAGTGCAACGGTTCAATCCACCAAGAGAGCCAACGAACAGCAGATTGCTGATTTTTTCCGTCAATCCCAGGGTCAATGGTATTCCCAGCGACGCTACTACACTTTGCCAGATGGGCAAGTGCAAGAGGTAGCCAGTAAAATTACCGTACGGTTTTTAGAAGCAGGTGCCCCCCAACTGCAACAGCTTGCCCAACTACACCAACTGGAAAATCCTCAGGAATTGGTTTGTGGGGCAGAAATTGCTTGGGAGAGCAACTATACCCTTTCCGGTCGCAAAGCTTCCTCCGGTTCTACCATTTTCGGCGCTGCGGGCAATATTCTCTATCGCGATCGCGGTTTTGCTACCTCCAAACCCGTCACCGCCACCTTCTATTTCCTGCAACCCAATACCTTATGCCTGAAAACCGAATATCAAGGCTCAGTCTTTGAAGAAGAAATCAAGCAAATTTCCCACAAATACCGCACCCGGCAAACCATTATTTCCCGCGCCGGCGAACAGCAAATGGTAGGGCAGTATTTAGAGAAGCGCATATCATAG
- a CDS encoding zinc ribbon domain-containing protein, protein MKPAVEAKQTSQICPHSGVHTGKKPLSQRTHSCSHCGRGTHRDVAAAQVVWNRAVASTSTTGRKNAR, encoded by the coding sequence ATGAAGCCTGCAGTAGAGGCCAAACAGACCAGTCAAATTTGTCCCCATTCTGGTGTCCATACGGGGAAAAAGCCGCTTTCTCAAAGAACCCATTCCTGCTCCCACTGCGGCAGGGGAACCCATCGAGACGTGGCAGCAGCACAAGTGGTTTGGAATCGAGCTGTCGCAAGTACGTCCACCACAGGGCGGAAAAATGCTCGTTGA
- the cobT gene encoding nicotinate mononucleotide-dependent phosphoribosyltransferase CobT: protein MAQFFDSIRVHTSMAQGQQWLHRYADKQPAFACVLGFTDTGLIEGISAAGATPEDRKYTALADAEFLYHGPNPVPQFPLPPLAAGASPVLISRAVVEQLSLPLYLFDAGLPQPLPVPHISLNGKAARCLTTAQAMEMSTVRHLFHQGWQWGSKLAAQHSYLLLGECVVGGTTTALAILSALGKAAYGKINSSHPTCNHSQKEMVVRRGLAAAQEKWGMALDAGSPWEIVASVGDPMQIAVAGMALAASRTSGVLLAGGTQMLAVYALASAIADVENIEWEPEQVVVGTTRWVVADASADTVGLAQMLGGVPLLASQLSFAGSAYPQLRAYELGYVKEGMGAGGCAAAAHLYRGWNQSDLLHAIESLAARFSRQH from the coding sequence ATGGCCCAATTTTTTGATTCGATCCGAGTTCATACCAGCATGGCGCAAGGGCAACAGTGGCTGCATCGCTATGCAGACAAGCAACCTGCCTTTGCATGCGTTTTGGGATTTACCGACACGGGATTGATTGAAGGGATTTCCGCGGCCGGTGCCACCCCAGAAGATCGAAAATATACAGCCCTTGCCGATGCGGAATTTCTTTACCACGGTCCCAATCCAGTACCGCAGTTTCCGCTACCCCCCCTGGCAGCAGGTGCCTCGCCGGTATTGATCTCTCGGGCAGTAGTAGAACAGTTGTCGTTGCCGTTGTACTTATTTGATGCAGGCTTGCCCCAACCTCTACCCGTTCCCCATATTTCTCTCAATGGGAAAGCAGCTCGCTGTCTCACCACCGCTCAAGCCATGGAAATGTCAACTGTGCGCCATCTATTCCACCAAGGATGGCAATGGGGAAGCAAACTCGCCGCCCAACATAGCTATTTGCTCCTTGGCGAGTGTGTTGTTGGCGGTACGACCACCGCTTTAGCAATTTTGAGTGCTTTGGGGAAAGCAGCCTACGGCAAAATCAACAGCAGCCATCCCACCTGCAACCACAGTCAAAAAGAAATGGTGGTCCGTCGGGGGTTGGCAGCCGCCCAAGAAAAATGGGGGATGGCGTTGGATGCGGGTTCGCCTTGGGAGATTGTGGCGTCGGTGGGCGATCCCATGCAAATTGCGGTGGCAGGGATGGCACTGGCGGCTAGTCGCACCAGTGGCGTGTTGTTAGCCGGTGGCACGCAAATGCTGGCCGTGTATGCGTTAGCCAGTGCGATCGCAGATGTTGAGAATATAGAGTGGGAACCAGAACAGGTAGTCGTGGGCACAACACGCTGGGTGGTAGCCGATGCCAGTGCGGATACGGTGGGGCTGGCCCAAATGCTTGGTGGTGTACCTTTACTCGCCAGCCAGCTGAGTTTTGCTGGTTCCGCTTACCCGCAGCTGCGGGCTTACGAGTTGGGATATGTAAAAGAGGGAATGGGGGCTGGCGGTTGTGCAGCAGCAGCCCATCTGTATCGGGGATGGAACCAATCGGATTTGCTACACGCGATCGAATCTCTAGCTGCACGATTTTCCCGCCAGCATTAG
- a CDS encoding heme oxygenase (biliverdin-producing), with the protein MTCNLAAQLREGTKKSHTMAENVGFVKCFLKGVVEKNSYRKLVANLYFVYAAMEEEFQRHQNHPIVSQIYYPELNRKESLEEDLSFYYGSNWQEEVKPSKAAQEYIARIREVSQQDPELLIAHAYTRYLGDLSGGQILKKMAMRGMNLSDGQGTSFYEFDQIEDEKAFKATYRNAMDSLPFDQSQVDKVVDEANYAFKLNMNLFKELEGNLVKAIGQMLFNTITRRRSRGSTEFATAE; encoded by the coding sequence ATGACTTGTAACCTAGCAGCTCAATTACGTGAAGGCACTAAGAAATCCCATACTATGGCAGAAAACGTGGGATTTGTCAAATGTTTCTTAAAAGGTGTCGTTGAAAAAAATTCCTATCGCAAGTTGGTGGCGAACCTGTATTTTGTCTACGCCGCCATGGAAGAAGAGTTCCAACGCCATCAAAATCATCCCATTGTCTCCCAAATTTACTATCCCGAACTCAACCGCAAAGAAAGCCTAGAAGAAGACTTAAGCTTCTACTACGGTTCCAATTGGCAAGAAGAGGTCAAACCTTCTAAAGCCGCCCAAGAATACATAGCCCGCATTCGGGAAGTTTCCCAGCAAGACCCGGAACTGCTCATTGCCCACGCCTATACCCGCTACCTAGGCGATCTGTCTGGGGGGCAAATTCTGAAGAAAATGGCCATGCGCGGTATGAATCTATCCGACGGTCAGGGCACGTCTTTCTATGAGTTTGACCAAATCGAAGATGAGAAGGCGTTTAAGGCGACCTACCGCAACGCGATGGATAGTTTGCCCTTCGACCAAAGTCAGGTAGACAAGGTGGTGGATGAAGCCAATTATGCCTTCAAACTGAATATGAATCTGTTTAAAGAATTGGAAGGCAATTTGGTGAAAGCCATCGGGCAAATGCTGTTCAATACCATTACCCGCCGCCGTTCCCGCGGCAGCACCGAATTTGCTACTGCTGAGTAG